The sequence CACCCAGCAACGGCGGCAGCGGTGGCAGTGGCGGTGGCGGTGCTTCTGGCGAACTGTACGGGAACATAGCAAGTTCCGAAACAAACCGGCAATATGTAAATCAAAACTCTGATATTAGCTACAGTTTTGAACTGGAATGCAACATAGTGCAATTTGTTAAATTCACTAGTCTGAAAAGTGCCGGAAAAATTGCTACGAAGGTAGAGATACTTAAAGACACCTCTGCATTGGTAGATAATCCCCCGTTAGACATAGTATATAAGAACCTGAACATATGGGTCGGGAACGCTGGATGGGGAACAAAGAGGAATATTGCCGATGCCACTGTTGTTTTCACAGTAGATAAATCATGGATCACTGAAAACAATATCGATGAAACATCAATAGCCCTTTATCGTTACAGCGATGATACATGGCATGAGCTGGTGACCAGGAAGATTTCCGAGGATTCCAATAGCTTGCAATTTGAAGCTGAAACACCAGGATTCTCGCCATTTGCTGTAACAGGTAAAGAGTTTGAGGAAGAACTCGGAGGCGAAGGTATTATTCCAGAACCCACAGTAACAGCGGAGACAACCCCGACACCAACTGATGATGGGGGAATTCCTGGGTTCAGTCTATTTGCAGGGTTGTCAATCTTGTTGATAGCAGTGCAACTATTGCGGAAAAAATGATAAGATAAGGTAAGATCGGTCGTAAAACATCTGCACATCCGATGCATTGGCGGCTATTGGATTGCTATGCTTAATATGCCCCAGCAGAATATGGAGTTGTTCTGGCATAGGATGGGCAGGTGTTTTTTTTAGCAAGTTCTATATCATATTCGGAATATTGAATTATGATGGAATAGAAAATGTTAATAAAAATGTTGAGGTATATCATACTTTATTTGATGTTTACACAAATTGTATCAGCTTTTGGAGTAGGCGTTACTCCTGGTAATTTGGACTTCACTGCACAGATCGGGGGTTCAGATACTGAATCGCTGTTCGTGATAAATACCGGCACCGAAGTATCAAACTATAAAGTATATGTGGATAAAGATTATGCTGATTGGTTTGATATCTCGCCCGATAACTTCACTTTGAGTGCAAATGAGAACAAAGAGGTGATTTTAACATTGAAACCACAGACATCTGCTGCAGGTGATTTCAATTTCATGGCTTATGTGGTTGTTTCCTCCACATCTTCAGATGTTAGTATAGGTCATGGCATCAAGATACCAGTTCATGCCAAAGTATCAAATTCAGGAATTATGCTAACCATATTGTTAATAATAATTGTCGGTGCTGGAGTGGGCTATATTATTAGAAAAAAATAAACGTGTGAAATTATTCAATGACAATAAAAAAAATAAATCCACATATATTTCTTGTAATCATCATGATAGCTGTGCTGCAGCTATTATCTTTACATCCTGTGCTGGCTGTGTCAACCGTGCATACAGAAACGGAAAGGTGGAACCCTGACGGTGTTTTGTTGCACACAATCAAGCACGGTACAGTTAATGGCGGCATATACGTTGGCGGCGGGCACGGCATGGAGTACACAACCAGCTATACCCAGAACTTCACAGTACCAAATGGAACCGTGAAGTGGGCACGGCTGTATGTAAGTGCGAAAGATACCCCATGGTTAAATCTTTCCTTGAACGGACATTTCCTGGGCAATTATACTGATCTTACCAATAATTCTAAGGTGTACTCAAACTATAAAACTGATGATCATGGCATGTGCTGGGCATATTATGATAATGTGGATGAATGGATCGTGAATGGCATTAATACGGCTACGGCAGATCTTGGTTCAAGGGTTGGCCTCAACACCAAATCATGGGGTATTATGCTTATCGCAGTATTTGAAGGGGGAGATAGTCCTGAGTTAATAGAATATTGGGTCAATGAAGGAAATCCCCTCTTACACGGCAATCATCCACCGTTCACCTGGCATCACAACACCACAAACACTACATTCGCAGATATCACTGAGGTGAATAATGTGACCACTGCCACCTTGTGGACAGCATATATATGGGGCAGCGAAGAGAGTAAGCCGGAGCCACATGATTCTCTGTGGTTAAACTTGGATCTTATAGCTGAGGACGCATCAGATGGATCTGGGACTGATGATCAGGGCAACATATGGAGAGGCGCATGCTTTGATCTGGAAAAATGGGACGTTACCCGCAGTCTGGTCCGGGATAATGTGGTTTTGTATGACCGGGGTGAAGACAGTATTCTTTGCCCTGTTGGGGCTGTACTTATTGTTAAGCAAAGCTCAGAACCCGCCGCAGCAAGCCAGACGGTGCATCCGGATAAGCAAATCCTGCCACTTGAGTCACTGGAGGTTACACCGGACACACCTGACATTGATATCCTTGTACCAGAGTGGCAGAGTAATGCACAAATGCTTACCAGTGTCACTCCTGGCAACTTGAATTTCAGTGTGCAGGTTGGTGGTTCAGATACTGGTTCACTGTTCGTGGTAAATACCGGCACCGAAGTTTCAAGCTATAAGGTATACGTGGATGAAGATTATGTTGACTGGTTTGATATTTTACCTGATAATTTCAATCTGAGCGGCAATGAGAAGAAAGAGGTAAAATTAAAATTAAAGCCGCACCTGTCTGCAAATGGGGAGTACGATCTCAAAGTATATGTTGCTGCGTCCCCACCTTCTTCTGATTTCTGTGTGGGCAGCGATATCAAGGTGCCTCTTCATGCCGCAGTGTCAAATTCAGGAATAAAGTTGGGTATAATACTAGTATTATCAGTCATTGGAGCAGGTGGTGTTCTATTACTTCAAAGGCAACAAAAATCATGAAACAATTTCATAATGATAATAAAAAAATAGCACGCATATTTCTCTCATGTGCCGTGATAGCCGTGCTGCTATTATTATCGGTCAACATGGCAATTGCAGATTATGAGTTCGACGGCTTTCCTAAAACAGATGAACTCGAAGAGGTAGAACAAGGCTCTGTCAAAGGTGGTGTATATATCGATGGAGGTCATGGAGTCGGCTTATCTCCCTATACCCAGTCTTTCAATGTCCCTGAGGGAGAAGTAAAATGGGCAAGATTGTATGTGGGTGTATGGGGTGGCAAAAAAGAAAATACTGGCAGCGTAGCTGTAACTTTCAACGATAAAGAATTGGAGACCCTGGAACTTGAAGGTGAAGCTGACACTAATTCCAATGTCTACTGTTCTAGTCACGGAGTCTACTGGATATACTATGATGTCACTGATAATACTACTTCCGGCCCTATCGATGCCGTGGTAACGACCAGCGGCGAAATCGACGGCAGGATGTATGGAGTTGTGCTTGTGGCAGTTTATGAAGAATCAGACGGCGAGGAGGTAGAATACTGGATCAATGATGGGAATGTAAACCTGCACGGTGAAGGCTGGTCAGGTGAGTATGCAACGAATGATGAAGCACTGGCAGAGTTTGCAGGTACGGTAGATGTGGATACGTTTGCCGCAGCCCGGCTTACAGTAGTATACCTAACCGGTACACCTGGTTTGAACGACTACCTCTATTTTAATGATGAAAAATTATGTGATGGAGACAACTGTGATGATATTGCAAACTCAAAGCAGAGTTTTGATATTAAAACCTTTGATGTGATAGACTACATTGAAAAAGAAGCAAATAAGGCAACGTTCGAACTGGGAGATGAGGATTATGTGCATCCTGTCTTGGCTGTGCTGAGCCTGCATACGGAAGAAGAAGGAGATTCGGATCTGACAGTTTCCAATGTTGCAGTTCCTATTCTGTACACAGGGAGCACCAATACCATCTCTGCCACAATAGAAAATATCGGCGATGACCCAGCTTACGGTTTCCAGGCTGCCCTGTATGTGGACAGTGAAGTAGTTTCTACGGCTTCCATATCATCGCTTGCGGTGGATAGAAACAAAACCGTGGATTTCACCTGGAAACCGGATCGCGAAGGGGAACATGTGCTGTGGGTCTATGCCGACTACAATGATAAAAAAGCAGAGTTGTGCGAGATAAATAACAATAACACGCCCCTGACCGTGAATGTCATTGATTTTACGCCTCCTGAAATCGAAATAGATCTGCCCGAAGATGGGGAAATTGTAGACACAGATGTCATTACGGTCAGCGGAACCATTGAGGACACAAGTAAAAATATCTCAGTCTTAGTAAACGGAGCACCTGTCATTCTTTCGGGTAAGAAATGGAGTGCGCCTGTTTCACTATATTATGGATATAATAAGATCATTGTAAATGCAGTGGATGGTGCAAATAATTCAGCAACAGAATTCGTACTTGTTAAATCACTGGTACACCCGAGTGGGGAATCGGAAAGCATACCATTGGAGGAAAGTAAAGGTATAATTGATACTGCCATGACAGTTGTCAAGGCTCCTGTTGATAAAATTGGCAGATTATTTTTCGGACTTGGTGTACTAATTATCATTGTTTCAATAGCTGCCGTATATTGGTGGAGGAAGAGATTGAAATGAGGAGAAAGATAATTTTTTGTACATTGTTGATTATCACAATTGCATTTCCAATTGCTTCTGCCACTGAATGGGACAGTGCAACCTTTACACTAAGTATGGAAAATCCTGTTGTCTCAAAAGGAGATTATACAATAAACGTGGTTGAATTCGATGGATACGGCATGGTTGCATTAAATGTATATTGTAATGGATTATTTATCGGGAATACTGTTCTTATGAATAATGATTCAAATTGGTTTTACATGGATAACGAAAAAATTAGATTTAAGGGCATAAATGTTACAGATCAAAGGATTCTTCCGATGTGTGGCAATGTTCATTCCCCCCAGGCTGAAATCATGTTTGCCACTGAAAAATCTTCAAAGGATTCAAGGTTTATGGCTCTGAGCATTTCCACAGATAAGGATGAATACTTGACTGATGACCAAGTAATCACCACAATGCAGATCAGAAACATTGGAGAGGTAAAGGTAGATGATATTCATCTGAATGTTGATACGGATGGCCTTGTGGATCAAGTAGACCTGCCATCTGGTTTTAGTCTTGAAGATGGAACATACCGGTCTGAGGAGATCAAGCTAAGGTTTCCGGCTACTTTGCATAAAGGATTCTATAATATATCAGTAAATATGAGCTGGACCAATGCTCACGGGGTTCAGGATTTCCTGACAGAATCAGATTCAATCAGTATTACACAACCTATTGAAATATATAAAAGTATAACAAACGAAGTAAGTCTGGGACAAACCGTATATACTTCCATAAGTGTGGAGAATATTCAATCCCGACCGGTCAGGATCAGATTGGATGATGTCCTGCCGATGTTTTTTACTTTGATCGATGGAACGGTAACAGACAATAAACAGGATTTGAATTGGAATTTTATCCTGGCACCTCATGAGAGAAAAGTGGTTTCATACCAGATGATTCCCGAACAAGTTGGAGCACACCGGGTGCCGGATGCACATGTAACCTGGAACCTCTGGGGAACGAATTACACCAATAGTTCTGATTCGGATAATGTAATCGCTGTTTACCAGGGTGTATCTTTTTTAGAGAAAGATTTTCCAGAGCCATCCCCTACACCCGATGATGTTATT comes from ANME-2 cluster archaeon and encodes:
- a CDS encoding PGF-pre-PGF domain-containing protein; this encodes TLTDVDPNLIATANMLTVTVDAVASGSESQQFNTGSWEVGAWDCIAGVPDCGWNYPLGINRGAVDKSDITASGTDEVVKFQERTSNGFAPVFACLQTRAPDPTPPSNGGSGGSGGGGASGELYGNIASSETNRQYVNQNSDISYSFELECNIVQFVKFTSLKSAGKIATKVEILKDTSALVDNPPLDIVYKNLNIWVGNAGWGTKRNIADATVVFTVDKSWITENNIDETSIALYRYSDDTWHELVTRKISEDSNSLQFEAETPGFSPFAVTGKEFEEELGGEGIIPEPTVTAETTPTPTDDGGIPGFSLFAGLSILLIAVQLLRKK
- a CDS encoding DUF3344 domain-containing protein yields the protein MTIKKINPHIFLVIIMIAVLQLLSLHPVLAVSTVHTETERWNPDGVLLHTIKHGTVNGGIYVGGGHGMEYTTSYTQNFTVPNGTVKWARLYVSAKDTPWLNLSLNGHFLGNYTDLTNNSKVYSNYKTDDHGMCWAYYDNVDEWIVNGINTATADLGSRVGLNTKSWGIMLIAVFEGGDSPELIEYWVNEGNPLLHGNHPPFTWHHNTTNTTFADITEVNNVTTATLWTAYIWGSEESKPEPHDSLWLNLDLIAEDASDGSGTDDQGNIWRGACFDLEKWDVTRSLVRDNVVLYDRGEDSILCPVGAVLIVKQSSEPAAASQTVHPDKQILPLESLEVTPDTPDIDILVPEWQSNAQMLTSVTPGNLNFSVQVGGSDTGSLFVVNTGTEVSSYKVYVDEDYVDWFDILPDNFNLSGNEKKEVKLKLKPHLSANGEYDLKVYVAASPPSSDFCVGSDIKVPLHAAVSNSGIKLGIILVLSVIGAGGVLLLQRQQKS
- a CDS encoding DUF3344 domain-containing protein, whose product is MKQFHNDNKKIARIFLSCAVIAVLLLLSVNMAIADYEFDGFPKTDELEEVEQGSVKGGVYIDGGHGVGLSPYTQSFNVPEGEVKWARLYVGVWGGKKENTGSVAVTFNDKELETLELEGEADTNSNVYCSSHGVYWIYYDVTDNTTSGPIDAVVTTSGEIDGRMYGVVLVAVYEESDGEEVEYWINDGNVNLHGEGWSGEYATNDEALAEFAGTVDVDTFAAARLTVVYLTGTPGLNDYLYFNDEKLCDGDNCDDIANSKQSFDIKTFDVIDYIEKEANKATFELGDEDYVHPVLAVLSLHTEEEGDSDLTVSNVAVPILYTGSTNTISATIENIGDDPAYGFQAALYVDSEVVSTASISSLAVDRNKTVDFTWKPDREGEHVLWVYADYNDKKAELCEINNNNTPLTVNVIDFTPPEIEIDLPEDGEIVDTDVITVSGTIEDTSKNISVLVNGAPVILSGKKWSAPVSLYYGYNKIIVNAVDGANNSATEFVLVKSLVHPSGESESIPLEESKGIIDTAMTVVKAPVDKIGRLFFGLGVLIIIVSIAAVYWWRKRLK